The Thermoleophilum album genome contains a region encoding:
- the rpsJ gene encoding 30S ribosomal protein S10 has protein sequence MTQNKIRIRLKAYDPSAIETAAREIVETAVRTGARVSGPVPLPTERNVYCVIRGPFKDKDSREHFEIRTHKRLIDIHQPTPKTVDSLQRLDHLPAGVDIQIQLV, from the coding sequence GTGACCCAAAACAAGATCCGCATCCGACTCAAGGCGTACGACCCTTCGGCCATCGAGACTGCCGCACGGGAGATCGTCGAGACCGCCGTGCGCACCGGTGCGCGCGTCTCGGGTCCGGTGCCGCTGCCCACGGAGCGCAACGTGTACTGCGTGATCCGCGGCCCCTTCAAGGACAAAGACTCGCGCGAGCACTTCGAAATCCGCACGCACAAGCGCCTGATCGATATCCATCAGCCGACGCCCAAGACCGTCGACTCCTTGCAGCGCCTCGATCACCTGCCGGCCGGGGTCGACATTCAGATCCAGCTCGTCTGA
- the rplP gene encoding 50S ribosomal protein L16 — protein sequence MLQPRKVKYRKQHRGRMRGVSKGGTRVEFGEYGLKALEPAWITNRQIEAARVAITRKIKRGGKVWINIFPDKPYTKKPAETRMGSGKGSPEGWVAVVKPGRVMFELAGVPEPLAREAMRLAGHKLPIKTKFVMREGTEQ from the coding sequence ATGCTCCAACCTCGCAAAGTCAAGTACCGCAAACAGCACCGCGGACGCATGCGCGGGGTCTCGAAAGGGGGCACCCGTGTGGAGTTCGGCGAGTACGGTCTGAAAGCGCTCGAGCCCGCGTGGATCACGAACCGCCAGATCGAGGCCGCGCGCGTGGCGATCACCCGCAAGATCAAGCGTGGCGGGAAGGTTTGGATAAACATCTTCCCCGACAAGCCCTACACGAAGAAGCCTGCGGAGACGCGGATGGGTTCGGGCAAGGGCTCCCCGGAGGGCTGGGTCGCTGTCGTCAAGCCCGGCCGCGTGATGTTCGAGCTCGCCGGTGTGCCGGAGCCGCTGGCGCGTGAAGCGATGAGACTCGCTGGTCACAAACTCCCGATCAAGACCAAGTTCGTGATGCGGGAGGGCACGGAGCAGTGA
- the tuf gene encoding elongation factor Tu yields the protein MAKEKFERTKPHVNVGTIGHIDHGKTTLTAAITKVLAETVGGEAKSFEEIDNAPEERERGITIATSHVEYQTEKRHYAHVDCPGHADYIKNMITGAAQMDGAILVVSAADGPMPQTREHVLLARQVNVPYIVVFLNKVDMVDDEELLELVEMEVRELLSEYEYPGDEVPVIKGSALKALEGDEEYKKRILELAEALDTYIPEPERPLDKPFLMPIEDVFTITGRGTVVTGRIEQGIIKTGDEVEIVGIRPTQKTVVTGVEMFRKILDEGRAGDNVGCLLRGIERDAVERGQVLAAPGSITPHTKFKAQVYALKKEEGGRHTPFFNGYRPQFYFRTTDVTGVCQLPEGTEMVMPGDNVELTVELIQPIAMDEGLRFAIREGGRTVGSGVVTKILE from the coding sequence GTGGCAAAGGAGAAGTTCGAACGCACCAAGCCGCACGTCAACGTCGGCACCATCGGTCACATCGACCACGGCAAGACGACCCTGACGGCCGCGATCACGAAGGTGCTCGCGGAGACCGTCGGTGGTGAGGCCAAGTCGTTCGAGGAGATCGACAACGCGCCGGAAGAGCGAGAGCGCGGAATCACGATCGCTACTTCCCACGTCGAGTACCAAACCGAGAAGCGGCACTACGCGCACGTCGACTGCCCGGGCCACGCCGACTACATCAAGAACATGATCACCGGCGCCGCTCAGATGGACGGCGCGATCCTCGTCGTCTCGGCTGCCGACGGACCGATGCCGCAGACGCGTGAGCACGTGCTGCTGGCACGGCAGGTCAACGTGCCGTACATCGTTGTCTTCCTCAACAAGGTCGACATGGTCGACGACGAGGAGCTTCTAGAGCTGGTCGAGATGGAAGTCCGGGAGCTCCTCTCCGAGTACGAGTACCCCGGCGACGAGGTTCCAGTCATCAAGGGCTCGGCGCTGAAGGCGCTGGAGGGGGACGAGGAGTACAAGAAGCGGATCCTCGAGCTCGCCGAGGCGCTCGACACCTACATCCCCGAGCCCGAACGTCCGCTCGACAAGCCGTTCCTGATGCCCATCGAGGACGTCTTCACGATCACCGGTCGAGGCACCGTCGTCACCGGCCGGATCGAGCAGGGAATCATCAAGACGGGCGACGAGGTCGAGATCGTCGGTATCCGCCCGACGCAGAAGACGGTCGTCACCGGCGTCGAGATGTTCCGCAAGATCCTCGACGAGGGGCGGGCCGGCGACAACGTCGGCTGCTTGCTGCGCGGTATCGAGCGCGACGCTGTGGAGCGCGGGCAGGTGCTGGCGGCTCCGGGCTCGATCACCCCGCATACCAAGTTCAAGGCGCAGGTCTACGCGCTTAAGAAGGAAGAGGGCGGTCGCCACACGCCGTTCTTCAACGGCTACAGGCCCCAGTTCTACTTCCGCACCACCGACGTCACTGGTGTCTGCCAGCTACCGGAGGGAACCGAGATGGTGATGCCCGGCGACAACGTCGAGCTCACCGTCGAGCTGATCCAGCCGATCGCCATGGACGAAGGTCTCCGCTTCGCGATTCGCGAGGGAGGCCGCACCGTGGGCTCGGGGGTGGTGACCAAGATCCTCGAGTAG
- the rplV gene encoding 50S ribosomal protein L22 has translation MVVRARARYVRRTPRKVRLVIDHVRGKPVEEARALLRNTPRAAARDVLKLLDSAVANAESRHELTPGELRIARIWADEGPTIKRWRPRAFGRATRIDKRTSHITVELEPIVSGR, from the coding sequence ATCGTTGTTCGCGCACGAGCGCGCTACGTGCGTCGCACGCCACGGAAGGTCCGGCTAGTGATCGATCACGTCCGCGGAAAGCCCGTCGAGGAGGCGCGGGCGCTTTTGAGAAACACGCCGCGCGCAGCTGCTCGCGACGTCCTCAAGCTCTTGGACTCGGCGGTCGCTAACGCTGAGAGCCGACACGAGCTAACTCCCGGCGAACTTCGGATTGCACGCATCTGGGCCGACGAAGGTCCGACCATCAAGCGTTGGCGACCGCGCGCGTTCGGCCGCGCGACCCGCATCGACAAGCGCACCAGCCATATCACTGTCGAGCTCGAGCCGATCGTCAGCGGGAGGTAA
- the fusA gene encoding elongation factor G, which yields MPRKVPLERTRNIGIMAHIDAGKTTTTERILFYTGRTHKLGEVHEGAATMDWMEQEQERGITITSAATTAFWKDHRINIIDTPGHVDFTVEVERSLRVLDGAIAVFDAVAGVEPQSETVWRQADKYRVPRIAFINKMDRVGANFDASVQSMIDRLGARPVPIQLPLGSEADFRGVIDLITMKAIVWHDELGREWGEEEIPADQLERAQAARTELIEAVAEYDDELMEDYLEDRPIEPARLKADLRKATLDFHAGERPPLTPVLCGAAFKNKGIQPLLDAVIDYLPSPLDIPPVTGIVPGTADEHGEPRVEQREPRDDAPFAALAFKVMSDPFVGKLTYFRVYSGTLQAGSKVLNATTGRTERIGRLLMMHANHREEQEEVYAGDIAAAVGLKQTSTGDTLCDPQHPIVLETMQFPEPVVHLSIEPKTKADQEKLSVGLSRLAEEDPTFRVRTDEETGQTVISGMGELHLEVIVDRLRREFGVDANVGRPQVAYRETIKGTAKRVEGKFIRQTGGAGQYGVVYIDVEPAAGEGFDFVNEVKGGAVPSEFIPAVEQGIEEAMASGVLAGYPVQDVRVRLVDGKAHEVDSSEMAFKIAGSLAFKEAVKRANPVLLEPIMAVEVVTPQEFVGDVIGDLSRRRGRVESQEQRGNAIAVRASVPLAEMFGYATDLRSMTQGRATYTMQFSHYEEVPPQIAREIVESRAGEPVGAAS from the coding sequence ATGCCACGCAAAGTTCCACTCGAGAGGACGCGCAACATCGGCATCATGGCGCATATCGATGCCGGCAAGACGACTACCACTGAGCGCATCCTCTTCTACACCGGCCGCACCCACAAGCTTGGTGAGGTGCACGAGGGCGCGGCCACGATGGACTGGATGGAGCAGGAGCAGGAGCGCGGCATCACGATCACCTCAGCGGCGACTACCGCCTTCTGGAAGGACCACCGCATCAACATCATCGACACGCCGGGGCACGTCGACTTCACGGTCGAGGTCGAGCGCTCGCTGCGCGTGCTGGACGGCGCGATAGCGGTCTTCGACGCCGTAGCGGGGGTCGAGCCGCAGTCCGAGACGGTCTGGCGACAGGCCGACAAATACCGGGTCCCGCGCATCGCCTTCATCAACAAGATGGACCGCGTCGGGGCGAACTTCGACGCGTCGGTGCAATCGATGATCGATCGGCTGGGCGCGCGTCCTGTGCCGATCCAGCTGCCCCTCGGCTCCGAGGCCGACTTTCGCGGCGTCATCGACCTGATCACGATGAAGGCCATCGTCTGGCACGACGAGCTCGGCCGCGAGTGGGGCGAAGAGGAGATCCCCGCCGATCAGCTCGAGCGTGCGCAAGCTGCGCGCACGGAGCTCATCGAGGCGGTCGCCGAGTACGACGACGAGCTGATGGAGGACTACCTCGAGGACCGGCCGATCGAGCCCGCCCGCCTGAAGGCCGATCTGCGCAAGGCGACGCTCGACTTTCACGCCGGCGAGCGGCCACCGCTGACCCCGGTGCTCTGCGGCGCGGCTTTCAAGAACAAAGGCATTCAGCCGCTGCTCGACGCGGTCATCGATTACCTCCCGAGCCCGCTCGACATTCCGCCGGTGACAGGGATCGTTCCCGGGACCGCGGACGAGCACGGTGAGCCGCGCGTCGAACAACGGGAGCCTCGGGACGACGCGCCCTTCGCAGCGCTCGCTTTCAAAGTGATGTCCGACCCCTTCGTGGGCAAGCTCACCTACTTCCGGGTCTATTCGGGAACGCTGCAAGCCGGCTCCAAGGTCCTCAACGCGACGACCGGTCGCACCGAGCGGATCGGGCGCCTCCTGATGATGCACGCGAACCACCGCGAAGAGCAGGAGGAGGTCTATGCCGGCGACATCGCGGCGGCGGTGGGGCTCAAGCAGACCTCGACCGGCGACACCCTCTGCGATCCGCAGCACCCGATCGTGCTCGAAACGATGCAGTTCCCGGAGCCGGTCGTTCACCTCTCGATCGAGCCGAAGACGAAGGCCGACCAGGAGAAGCTCTCGGTGGGGCTTTCGCGGCTCGCCGAGGAAGACCCGACGTTCCGCGTGCGGACTGACGAGGAGACCGGTCAGACGGTGATCTCCGGGATGGGCGAGCTGCACCTCGAGGTGATCGTCGACCGTCTGCGGCGCGAGTTCGGTGTCGACGCCAACGTTGGCCGTCCGCAAGTGGCATACCGGGAGACGATTAAGGGCACCGCCAAGCGCGTCGAGGGCAAGTTCATCCGGCAGACCGGTGGTGCCGGCCAGTACGGCGTCGTCTATATCGACGTCGAGCCGGCAGCGGGCGAAGGCTTCGACTTCGTCAACGAGGTCAAGGGCGGCGCCGTGCCCTCGGAGTTCATCCCAGCCGTCGAGCAGGGCATCGAGGAGGCGATGGCGTCCGGGGTCTTGGCGGGGTATCCGGTACAAGACGTCCGCGTGCGCCTCGTCGACGGCAAGGCGCACGAGGTCGACTCGAGCGAGATGGCCTTCAAGATCGCCGGATCGCTGGCTTTCAAGGAGGCTGTCAAGCGCGCCAATCCGGTGCTGCTGGAGCCGATCATGGCGGTCGAGGTCGTCACGCCGCAGGAGTTCGTCGGCGACGTCATCGGCGACCTCTCCCGCCGGCGCGGGCGTGTCGAGTCCCAAGAGCAGCGCGGCAATGCGATTGCCGTGCGCGCCAGTGTGCCGCTGGCGGAGATGTTCGGCTACGCGACCGACCTGCGCTCGATGACTCAGGGACGGGCTACCTACACGATGCAGTTCAGTCACTACGAGGAAGTGCCTCCGCAAATCGCCCGCGAGATCGTCGAGAGCCGAGCGGGCGAGCCGGTAGGCGCCGCTAGCTAA
- the rplC gene encoding 50S ribosomal protein L3 — protein MNGLLGKKLGMTQLFGEDGKLERVTVLEVGPCWVTAVRREERDGYDAIQLGYEPVREKVLNRPRLGHLRKAGVPPLRLLREFRGPVGELEVGAELRVEQVFEPGQIVKVSGTSIGKGFQGTIRRHGFQRGPETHGSRNIRKPGSIGAAADPSRVFKGLRMAGRMGGGRVTQRGLRVVQVVPDENLLLVRGSVPGPRGGYVEVRRER, from the coding sequence GTGAACGGTCTGCTTGGCAAGAAGCTCGGGATGACGCAGCTGTTCGGCGAGGACGGCAAGCTCGAGCGTGTGACCGTGCTTGAGGTCGGTCCCTGCTGGGTCACCGCCGTGCGTCGCGAGGAGCGTGACGGCTACGACGCAATTCAACTGGGGTACGAACCGGTTCGCGAGAAGGTTCTCAACCGCCCGCGGCTCGGTCATCTAAGAAAGGCAGGCGTGCCGCCGCTGCGCCTGCTTCGCGAGTTTCGCGGCCCGGTGGGTGAGCTCGAAGTAGGTGCCGAACTCCGCGTCGAGCAGGTTTTTGAACCGGGCCAGATAGTCAAGGTGTCCGGGACCTCCATCGGCAAGGGCTTCCAAGGGACGATCCGCCGCCACGGCTTCCAGCGTGGTCCGGAAACGCACGGTTCGCGCAACATCCGTAAGCCCGGCTCGATCGGCGCGGCCGCTGATCCGTCCCGCGTATTCAAAGGGCTGCGCATGGCGGGTCGAATGGGGGGCGGCCGCGTCACTCAGCGTGGCCTGCGCGTCGTTCAGGTAGTGCCGGACGAGAACTTGCTGCTGGTGCGGGGCTCCGTGCCCGGTCCCCGCGGCGGCTACGTGGAGGTACGCAGGGAGCGATGA
- the rpmC gene encoding 50S ribosomal protein L29, translating to MKATEVRQLDDAALVEFIDAARQELFNLRFQHATGQLENTARIKQVKKDIARGLTIARERGLDVDRALAALRRERAERN from the coding sequence GTGAAGGCCACCGAGGTGCGACAGCTCGACGATGCCGCGCTGGTCGAGTTCATCGATGCCGCGCGGCAGGAGCTCTTCAACCTGCGCTTCCAGCACGCAACCGGGCAACTCGAAAACACTGCTCGCATCAAGCAAGTGAAGAAGGACATAGCCAGAGGCTTGACGATCGCGCGCGAGCGAGGGTTGGACGTCGACCGCGCACTAGCTGCGCTGCGACGTGAGCGCGCCGAACGGAACTAG
- the rplW gene encoding 50S ribosomal protein L23 — MSDPRSVLIEPVLSEKTYALLSANKYTFRVHERATKVDIRRAVEQQFGVRVRDVRTAWVKPKPKRRGVHSGHRRRWKKAIVTLHPEDSIELFEGQANE; from the coding sequence ATGAGCGATCCCCGATCGGTGCTGATCGAGCCGGTGCTGAGCGAGAAGACCTACGCGCTCCTTTCAGCCAATAAGTACACGTTCCGCGTGCACGAGCGGGCAACCAAGGTCGATATCCGGCGCGCCGTCGAGCAGCAGTTCGGGGTGCGCGTGCGCGACGTGCGTACCGCGTGGGTCAAGCCGAAGCCCAAGCGCCGCGGCGTTCACTCTGGGCACCGGCGACGGTGGAAGAAGGCGATCGTGACCCTCCATCCGGAGGACTCGATCGAGCTCTTCGAGGGTCAGGCGAACGAGTGA
- the rplB gene encoding 50S ribosomal protein L2: protein MAIKKHRPVTPGRRFATYSTHDEVTRERPEKSLTHGLKKTGGRNAYGRITSRHRGGGAKRKYRLIDFKRRKDGVPARVAAIEYDPNRSAHIALLNYADGEKRYILAPEGLAVGDVVMSGEEAEIRVGNALPLRAIPTGTTVHNVELTPGRGGQLGRAAGAAIQLVAKEGRYATLRLPSGEMRMVLAECRATVGQIGHAEHANITLGKAGRSRHLGRRPQTRGVAMNPVDHPHGGGEAHHTPGGHPVTPWGVPTLGYRTRKKRKASDRLIVRGRRRGRKKGGNR, encoded by the coding sequence ATGGCGATCAAGAAGCACAGACCGGTAACGCCTGGGCGTAGGTTCGCTACCTACTCGACCCACGACGAGGTGACGCGCGAGCGTCCCGAGAAGTCGTTGACGCACGGCCTCAAGAAGACCGGCGGCAGGAACGCCTATGGGCGCATCACCTCACGCCACCGCGGCGGCGGCGCAAAGCGCAAGTACCGCCTGATCGACTTCAAGCGCCGCAAGGACGGTGTACCGGCGCGTGTTGCTGCCATCGAGTACGACCCGAACCGCAGTGCGCACATCGCGCTTCTCAACTACGCGGACGGGGAGAAGCGTTACATCCTCGCCCCCGAAGGACTGGCGGTCGGCGACGTCGTTATGTCCGGGGAAGAGGCCGAGATTCGCGTTGGCAACGCGCTGCCGCTGCGCGCGATACCGACGGGCACCACGGTCCACAACGTGGAGCTGACACCGGGCCGCGGTGGCCAGCTTGGGCGGGCTGCCGGCGCCGCCATTCAGCTGGTCGCCAAGGAGGGTCGTTACGCCACGCTGCGGTTGCCGTCTGGGGAGATGCGCATGGTGCTTGCCGAGTGCCGAGCCACCGTCGGACAGATCGGTCACGCCGAGCACGCCAACATCACCCTCGGCAAGGCGGGGCGCTCACGGCACCTCGGTCGCCGTCCACAAACGCGTGGGGTGGCGATGAACCCGGTCGACCATCCGCACGGCGGGGGCGAGGCTCATCACACGCCTGGTGGCCACCCGGTGACTCCGTGGGGCGTGCCGACCCTCGGCTATCGAACGCGTAAGAAGCGCAAGGCCTCCGATCGCCTGATCGTCCGCGGACGTCGTCGCGGTCGCAAGAAGGGAGGCAACCGCTGA
- the rpsS gene encoding 30S ribosomal protein S19 — protein sequence MGRSTKKGPYVDERLMRRIQELNERGEKQIIKTWSRDSTIFPEMVGHTIAVHDGRKHVPVFITEAMVGHKLGEFAPTRTYRGHAGSEKVKGR from the coding sequence ATGGGTCGCTCGACGAAGAAAGGCCCCTACGTCGATGAGCGTCTGATGCGACGCATCCAGGAGCTCAACGAGCGCGGCGAGAAACAGATCATCAAGACCTGGTCGCGCGACTCGACGATCTTCCCCGAAATGGTCGGCCACACGATCGCTGTCCACGATGGCCGCAAGCACGTACCGGTCTTCATCACGGAAGCGATGGTCGGCCACAAGCTCGGCGAGTTCGCGCCGACTCGCACCTACCGCGGTCACGCTGGCAGCGAAAAGGTCAAGGGTCGATGA
- the rplD gene encoding 50S ribosomal protein L4, whose product MSAALQAEFIAGGSGPLELDPSIFDCDFNEPVVHLTVVAELAARRRGTHSTLTRGEVAMTGAKAWRQKGTGRARVGPLSTPQRRGGGVAFGPKPRSYVKKVNRKARRLALRSVLSLHARRGSLRLVDPAAFPAPKTRSGAEALQRFPGEGRVLLVAESGADACVKSFRNLAVCETAPVDRVGVVDLLAAQRLLLTPGALEYLSTIARPPVRPAGVTAGDQEGES is encoded by the coding sequence ATGAGCGCCGCATTGCAAGCCGAGTTCATCGCTGGCGGGAGCGGTCCGCTGGAGCTCGATCCGAGCATCTTCGACTGCGACTTCAATGAGCCGGTCGTGCACCTCACGGTCGTCGCAGAGCTCGCGGCCCGGCGGCGCGGCACGCACTCGACGCTCACGCGTGGCGAGGTAGCGATGACCGGCGCCAAGGCGTGGCGTCAAAAAGGCACCGGGCGCGCGCGTGTCGGACCGCTTTCGACACCGCAGCGGCGCGGCGGCGGTGTGGCTTTCGGACCGAAGCCACGCTCCTACGTGAAGAAGGTCAATCGCAAGGCGCGGCGACTGGCTTTGCGCAGCGTGCTGTCGCTGCACGCGCGGCGTGGCTCGCTCCGCCTCGTCGATCCCGCAGCCTTCCCCGCTCCGAAAACGCGGAGCGGTGCCGAGGCCTTGCAGCGCTTCCCTGGCGAGGGGCGCGTGTTGCTGGTGGCGGAGTCCGGCGCCGACGCCTGCGTCAAGTCTTTCCGCAACCTTGCCGTATGCGAGACGGCGCCGGTGGATCGGGTCGGTGTCGTCGACCTGCTCGCTGCTCAGCGTCTGCTGCTCACGCCCGGGGCGCTGGAATACCTATCGACGATCGCGCGGCCCCCGGTGCGTCCTGCGGGCGTTACCGCCGGCGACCAGGAGGGCGAGTCATGA
- the rpsC gene encoding 30S ribosomal protein S3 yields MGQKVHPEALRVGYIHDWKSTWFSEREFADYLLEDIRIRQHIIGKLAHAGLSDITIKKNKNEVEVNIHTARPGIVIGKSGSEVEALRKELHDLTRKAVKVNILEIKRPELDAKLVAQAIAEQLQNRVAFRRAMKRALTSAMRSGAKGVRIQVSGRLGGAEMARTEGYSDGRVPLHTLRADIDYGFHEAHTTFGRIGVKVWINKGKIMPQGFAQDLTEIEAPRAVSPGRGRNGGRRGGEERRTGPSQEA; encoded by the coding sequence GTGGGGCAAAAAGTTCATCCAGAGGCGCTGAGGGTCGGCTACATCCACGACTGGAAGTCGACCTGGTTCAGCGAGCGTGAGTTCGCCGACTACCTGCTGGAGGACATTCGAATTCGCCAGCACATCATCGGCAAGCTCGCGCACGCTGGTCTTAGCGACATCACGATCAAGAAGAACAAGAACGAAGTCGAGGTGAACATCCACACCGCGCGGCCGGGCATCGTGATCGGGAAGTCCGGCAGCGAGGTGGAGGCGCTGCGCAAGGAGCTGCACGACCTCACGCGCAAAGCGGTGAAGGTCAACATCCTGGAGATCAAACGCCCCGAGCTCGACGCCAAGCTCGTTGCTCAGGCGATCGCCGAGCAACTCCAGAACCGCGTGGCTTTCCGCCGCGCGATGAAGCGGGCTCTGACCTCCGCGATGCGCTCGGGCGCGAAGGGTGTTCGTATCCAGGTGTCCGGTCGGCTCGGCGGCGCCGAGATGGCACGCACCGAGGGCTACTCGGATGGGCGCGTGCCGCTGCACACTCTGCGCGCCGACATCGACTACGGATTCCACGAGGCGCATACCACCTTCGGCCGCATCGGCGTGAAGGTCTGGATCAACAAGGGCAAAATCATGCCCCAGGGGTTCGCCCAGGACCTCACCGAGATCGAGGCTCCTCGGGCCGTCAGCCCCGGTCGCGGTCGCAACGGTGGTCGCCGCGGCGGGGAAGAGCGACGGACTGGCCCGTCGCAGGAGGCGTGA